Proteins encoded within one genomic window of Ideonella dechloratans:
- a CDS encoding DsrE family protein gives MRFKSFLLALAMSFFACAGWAQDLVVYHIDNAATQGLKGLRNLRNHMDADPEAKIIVVTHAEGVDMLMEGAKAPDGTEFAPLVSALKARGVRFEICEITLKNRKLSKDQFIQEADFTPSGVVRLAKLQQQGYAYIKP, from the coding sequence ATGCGCTTCAAGTCCTTTCTGCTCGCCCTGGCGATGTCCTTCTTCGCCTGCGCCGGCTGGGCCCAGGATCTGGTCGTCTACCACATCGACAATGCGGCCACCCAGGGCCTCAAGGGCCTGCGCAACCTGCGCAACCACATGGATGCCGACCCCGAGGCCAAGATCATCGTGGTCACCCATGCGGAAGGGGTGGACATGCTGATGGAGGGCGCCAAGGCGCCCGACGGCACCGAGTTCGCGCCCCTGGTGTCGGCCCTGAAGGCGCGCGGCGTGCGCTTCGAGATCTGCGAGATCACGCTGAAGAACCGCAAGCTCTCCAAGGACCAGTTCATCCAGGAGGCCGATTTCACGCCCTCCGGCGTGGTGCGTCTGGCCAAGCTGCAGCAGCAGGGTTACGCCTACATCAAACCCTGA